A portion of the Methanocaldococcus sp. genome contains these proteins:
- a CDS encoding ferritin family protein, producing MELELINEHKIGVTKGTELEKEVQANFEGECKEVGLYLAMARQAQREGLPEVAEVLIRIAMEEAQHAAHFAEMNGLISENLKENIEMMLKGECMANKEKKAAATKAKELGIDPAHDFFDESSRDEARHAKMLKGILERYFK from the coding sequence ATGGAGTTAGAGTTAATAAATGAACACAAAATTGGAGTAACAAAAGGAACAGAGTTAGAGAAAGAAGTTCAAGCAAACTTTGAAGGAGAGTGTAAAGAAGTTGGTTTATATTTAGCTATGGCAAGACAAGCACAAAGAGAAGGATTACCAGAAGTTGCAGAAGTTTTAATAAGAATTGCGATGGAAGAAGCTCAGCACGCAGCACACTTTGCAGAAATGAATGGATTGATTTCAGAAAACTTAAAGGAGAATATTGAAATGATGTTAAAAGGAGAATGTATGGCTAATAAAGAGAAGAAAGCAGCAGCAACAAAAGCAAAAGAATTAGGAATTGACCCAGCTCACGACTTCTTTGATGAATCAAGTAGAGATGAAGCAAGACATGCAAAAATGTTAAAAGGGATATTAGAAAGATACTTTAAATAA
- a CDS encoding ribosome biogenesis/translation initiation ATPase RLI: MRLAIIDYDRCQPKKCSMECIKYCPGVRMGEKTIVIDENTGKPIISEVLCSGCGICVKRCPFKAISIIGLPEELSEDKIVHSYGQNRFKLFGLVIPRDGVVGIIGQNGIGKSTVLRILAGELIPNLGKHDKEPNYDDVIKYFRGSELQEYFVKLKNKEIKAIHKVQYVDILPKVIKGKVGELLKKIDERGKYNEVVEKLELKNILDRELHQLSGGELQRVAIAAAYLRKGDIYFFDEPSSWLDIRQRFNAARLIRELNKVVVVEHDLIVLDYLSDYIHIMYGVPSAYGIVSQPKSVRVGINEYLYGELREENIKFRKEPIIFEKRPVIDYKNRPVLLTYSPMKKTLGSFKLEVSSGTIYKGEVIGILGPNGIGKTTFIKLLAGVIKPDEGDVIKESEIKVSYKPQYISPDYDGTVEDLLSSITNIHTSYYKSEIINPLQLEKLLDRNVKELSGGELQRVAIAACLSREADIYLLDEPSAFLDVEQRLVVSKVIRRMADEKEAGMFIVDHDMLFQDYISDRFIVFSGEPGKFGIGSSPMNKREGANKFLKEMQITFRRDPETGRPRVNKEGSQRDILQKEKGEYYYLDE, from the coding sequence ATGAGATTGGCTATTATTGACTATGATAGATGTCAGCCAAAAAAATGCTCTATGGAGTGTATTAAATACTGCCCAGGAGTTAGAATGGGAGAGAAAACAATAGTTATTGATGAAAATACTGGAAAGCCAATTATATCAGAAGTTTTATGTTCTGGTTGTGGAATATGCGTTAAGAGATGTCCATTTAAAGCAATATCTATCATAGGATTACCAGAAGAGTTGAGTGAGGATAAAATAGTTCATTCCTATGGGCAAAATAGATTTAAGTTGTTTGGTTTAGTTATACCAAGAGATGGAGTAGTTGGAATTATTGGTCAAAATGGAATTGGTAAATCGACAGTTTTAAGGATATTAGCAGGAGAATTAATTCCAAACTTAGGAAAACACGACAAAGAGCCGAATTATGATGATGTTATCAAGTATTTTAGAGGTTCTGAATTACAAGAATATTTTGTAAAGTTGAAAAATAAAGAAATAAAAGCAATACATAAAGTTCAATATGTTGATATTTTACCAAAAGTTATTAAAGGAAAAGTTGGAGAATTGTTAAAGAAAATAGATGAAAGAGGAAAATATAATGAAGTTGTTGAGAAGTTAGAATTAAAAAATATCTTAGATAGGGAATTACATCAATTATCAGGGGGAGAATTGCAAAGAGTTGCTATAGCCGCTGCATATTTAAGAAAGGGAGATATATATTTCTTTGACGAACCATCTTCTTGGTTAGATATTAGGCAGAGATTCAATGCTGCGAGATTAATAAGGGAGTTAAATAAGGTTGTTGTAGTTGAACACGATTTAATAGTTTTAGATTACTTATCTGACTACATTCATATAATGTATGGAGTTCCTTCGGCATATGGTATCGTTTCACAACCTAAGAGCGTTAGAGTAGGAATAAATGAATATTTATATGGTGAATTAAGAGAGGAAAATATAAAGTTTAGAAAGGAGCCAATAATATTTGAAAAAAGACCAGTTATCGATTATAAAAATAGACCAGTATTATTAACATATTCCCCAATGAAAAAAACCTTAGGTAGTTTTAAATTAGAAGTTAGTAGTGGAACTATATACAAAGGAGAAGTTATTGGGATCTTAGGCCCTAATGGAATTGGAAAGACAACATTTATTAAGTTGTTGGCAGGAGTCATTAAACCAGATGAGGGAGATGTTATTAAAGAAAGTGAAATTAAAGTATCTTACAAGCCACAGTATATAAGTCCAGATTATGATGGAACAGTTGAAGATTTATTAAGTTCAATAACTAATATTCACACTTCCTACTATAAATCAGAGATTATTAATCCTTTACAATTAGAAAAATTATTGGATAGGAATGTTAAAGAGTTATCTGGTGGAGAGTTACAGAGAGTGGCAATAGCGGCATGTTTAAGTAGAGAGGCAGATATTTATCTATTAGATGAGCCTTCAGCATTTTTAGATGTTGAGCAGAGGTTAGTAGTTTCAAAGGTTATTAGAAGAATGGCAGATGAGAAAGAGGCAGGAATGTTTATTGTCGATCACGATATGTTATTCCAAGATTATATTTCAGATAGGTTTATCGTATTTAGTGGTGAGCCAGGGAAGTTTGGAATTGGAAGTAGTCCAATGAATAAGAGGGAGGGTGCAAATAAATTCTTAAAAGAAATGCAAATTACATTTAGAAGAGACCCAGAAACTGGAAGACCAAGAGTTAATAAAGAGGGTAGTCAAAGAGATATTTTACAAAAAGAAAAAGGAGAGTATTATTATTTAGATGAATAA
- the leuB gene encoding bifunctional 3-isopropylmalate/3-methylmalate dehydrogenase: MHKICVIEGDGIGKEVIPATIKVLEATGLPFEFVYAEAGDEVYKRTGKALPEETIETALDCDAVLFGAAGETAADVIVKLRHILDTYANVRPVKAYKGVKCLRPDIDYVIVRENTEGLYKGVEAEIDEGITTATRVITEKACERIFRFAFNLARERKKMGKEGKVTCAHKANVLKITDGLFKRVFYKVSEEYKDIKAEDYYIDAMNMYIITKPQTFDVVVTSNLFGDILSDGAAGTVGGLGLAPSANIGDEHGLFEPVHGSAPDIAGKKIANPTATILSAVLMLRYLGEYEAADRIERALEEVLALGLTTPDLGGNLNTFEMAEEVAKRVREE; the protein is encoded by the coding sequence ATGCATAAAATATGCGTTATAGAAGGAGACGGAATAGGTAAGGAGGTAATTCCTGCTACAATAAAAGTTTTAGAAGCTACAGGATTACCATTTGAGTTTGTTTATGCAGAAGCAGGAGATGAAGTTTATAAAAGAACTGGAAAAGCATTACCAGAAGAAACTATTGAAACTGCCTTAGATTGTGATGCTGTTTTATTTGGGGCTGCTGGAGAGACTGCGGCAGATGTTATTGTAAAATTAAGGCATATCTTAGATACATATGCCAATGTAAGACCAGTAAAAGCATACAAAGGAGTTAAATGCCTAAGGCCAGATATTGACTATGTTATTGTTAGAGAAAATACTGAAGGGCTTTATAAGGGAGTTGAAGCAGAGATAGATGAAGGAATAACAACTGCTACAAGAGTTATAACTGAAAAGGCTTGCGAGAGAATATTTAGATTTGCCTTTAATTTAGCAAGGGAAAGAAAAAAAATGGGTAAAGAAGGAAAAGTAACCTGTGCCCATAAAGCAAATGTTTTAAAAATAACTGATGGTTTATTTAAGAGAGTATTTTACAAAGTATCTGAGGAATATAAAGATATAAAAGCAGAAGATTATTATATAGACGCAATGAACATGTATATAATTACTAAACCACAGACCTTTGATGTTGTAGTAACATCCAATTTATTTGGAGATATTCTCTCAGATGGAGCGGCTGGAACTGTTGGAGGTTTAGGTTTAGCCCCTTCTGCTAATATTGGAGATGAACACGGATTATTTGAGCCAGTTCATGGTTCAGCCCCAGATATAGCTGGAAAAAAAATAGCAAATCCTACTGCTACAATATTAAGTGCTGTGTTGATGCTTAGATATTTAGGAGAGTATGAAGCGGCTGATAGGATAGAGAGAGCATTAGAAGAAGTTCTGGCATTAGGTTTAACAACTCCTGACTTAGGAGGGAATTTAAACACTTTTGAAATGGCAGAAGAAGTAGCTAAGAGAGTTAGAGAAGAATAA
- a CDS encoding Lrp/AsnC family transcriptional regulator — MDVKDLKIIEILMKDGRKSYTDIARELGTSESSIRKRVKKLEEEGVIKGYTAIIDPSKIGYNVVALTGFDTEPDKFLSVAHELCKFEEVKKVFTSTGDHMIMAEIWAKNGKEFSDLIFNKIGKIDGIKKICPAIILEQIK, encoded by the coding sequence ATGGATGTAAAAGATTTAAAAATTATTGAAATTCTTATGAAAGACGGAAGAAAATCATATACTGATATAGCGAGAGAGTTAGGAACAAGTGAAAGTTCCATAAGAAAGAGGGTAAAAAAATTGGAAGAGGAGGGGGTTATTAAAGGATACACGGCCATAATTGACCCTTCAAAAATAGGATACAATGTTGTAGCATTAACAGGTTTTGACACTGAGCCAGATAAATTTTTAAGTGTAGCACATGAACTCTGCAAATTTGAGGAGGTTAAAAAAGTCTTTACATCTACGGGAGACCATATGATAATGGCGGAGATTTGGGCTAAAAATGGAAAAGAATTTTCTGATTTAATTTTTAATAAGATTGGAAAAATTGATGGAATAAAAAAGATTTGTCCAGCCATTATTTTAGAGCAAATAAAATAA
- a CDS encoding FeGP cofactor biosynthesis guanylyltransferase HcgB family protein, with protein MEDIIKDAYIESIKNIRKGDKEEEVKKIQEKIKKAKKIIVATNNEKKFKVIKDIMLKVCNAQIKMIDIDTKFADLTRMPALYKGLLALDTEKGDIYISRGRLGVPGSGSMLIILDEKGRILTASLSPSSVIHKENIEKRIKDELIDALKRIGISIN; from the coding sequence ATGGAAGATATTATTAAAGATGCATACATTGAATCAATTAAAAATATTAGGAAGGGAGATAAAGAGGAAGAGGTAAAAAAAATCCAAGAGAAAATAAAAAAGGCAAAAAAAATCATCGTGGCTACAAACAATGAAAAGAAATTTAAAGTAATAAAAGATATTATGTTAAAAGTTTGTAATGCACAAATAAAGATGATTGATATTGATACAAAATTTGCTGATTTAACAAGAATGCCAGCTTTGTATAAGGGTTTATTAGCTTTAGATACTGAAAAAGGAGATATATACATTTCAAGAGGAAGGTTGGGAGTTCCAGGCTCTGGCTCTATGCTCATTATATTGGATGAGAAAGGTAGGATTTTAACTGCCTCTTTATCTCCTTCTTCAGTAATCCATAAGGAAAATATAGAAAAAAGAATTAAAGATGAGTTAATTGATGCGTTAAAAAGAATAGGAATTTCTATAAATTAG
- a CDS encoding TIGR01212 family radical SAM protein (This family includes YhcC from E. coli K-12, an uncharacterized radical SAM protein.) yields the protein MLNDIKIIDEIYKEGYLFAQYGIYLKKKFKEKIFKIPVDIGLGCPHKKNGGCIFCSEMGRPISVKYCDVKIPLKEQIEKQMINQSKKGFEKFYIYFYPGTNTYAPIEKLKEIWDFCLSYNNVIGLSIGTRPDCLEKEKLDILAEYVENGYDIWIDLGIQSVHQKTLDILNRGHKVSDIIKAIKECHKRKIKVCGHIILGLPNETWNEMMETAKILSLLEIDAVKIYPLVVVKGTKLEEIYWRGEYRTLDEKQYVNLVCDFLEHLSPYVLIQRLSKDKVPDNLKVSPEWSLNRFKIMNKVIEELKKRGSRQGLKYGQ from the coding sequence ATGTTGAACGATATTAAGATTATAGATGAGATTTATAAAGAAGGTTATTTATTTGCACAATATGGAATCTACTTAAAGAAAAAATTTAAAGAGAAAATTTTTAAGATTCCAGTAGATATTGGTCTTGGATGTCCTCACAAAAAAAATGGTGGCTGTATATTTTGTTCAGAAATGGGAAGACCTATATCAGTTAAATACTGTGATGTAAAAATTCCATTAAAAGAGCAGATTGAAAAACAGATGATAAATCAAAGTAAAAAAGGTTTTGAAAAGTTTTATATTTATTTTTATCCAGGAACTAACACCTATGCCCCTATTGAAAAATTAAAAGAAATTTGGGACTTTTGTTTATCCTATAATAATGTTATTGGATTGTCAATAGGAACAAGACCAGATTGTTTAGAGAAGGAAAAACTTGATATTTTGGCAGAATATGTTGAAAATGGCTATGACATTTGGATAGACTTAGGAATACAAAGTGTTCATCAAAAAACACTTGATATATTAAATAGAGGACATAAAGTTTCAGATATTATAAAAGCAATAAAAGAATGCCACAAAAGAAAAATAAAAGTTTGTGGGCATATTATTTTAGGACTTCCAAATGAGACATGGAATGAAATGATGGAGACAGCAAAAATTCTCTCTTTATTAGAGATTGATGCAGTTAAAATATATCCATTAGTAGTTGTTAAAGGAACAAAATTAGAGGAAATTTATTGGAGAGGAGAATATAGAACTTTAGATGAAAAACAGTATGTAAATTTAGTTTGTGACTTTTTAGAACATCTATCCCCTTATGTGCTAATTCAAAGATTATCAAAGGACAAAGTTCCAGATAATCTTAAAGTTTCCCCAGAGTGGAGTTTAAATAGATTTAAAATTATGAATAAAGTCATTGAAGAGTTAAAAAAGAGAGGTAGTAGGCAGGGATTAAAATATGGACAATAA
- a CDS encoding phenylalanine--tRNA ligase subunit alpha: MNLHIDEKRLLKIFQEKNRDEFSLEELEKYMQKEKILRVSLWLKGKGLVDIDEKVKKIVNVVNEDDFPERKIAKYLKENNIKEIEIKKLKDILPKEEINAALGAIKRKKIAKIEKGKIIFDNLDYKDAEEEILKKIKENKYLDNFSEEERKIIEILKKRGYVDFDEEKEVKIKLTEKGKEFIKKPIEIEEEITQLTREIIISGKWKKAYIRPYDVKVPTKVVYPAKVHPLTRIIREVKEILLAMGFKEIKSPIVETEFWNFDMLFEPQDHPAREMQDTFFLKYPNVGEIPTNLIDKVKEVHERCWKYKFDENVSKRLILRTHTTASSIRYLASLSEEEKNKPHKVFCIDRVFRNEAIDYKHLPEFYQCEGIVMDDNVNFNNLIGILKEFLNRLGFEKVRFRPAYFPFTEPSLEAEVYLEGKGWLEILGAGIFRPEVLEPIGIKKPVLAWGIGFSRLAMLKYNLTDIRELHKNDLNWLRRI, from the coding sequence ATGAATTTACATATAGATGAAAAAAGGTTATTAAAAATTTTTCAAGAAAAAAATAGAGATGAATTTAGTTTAGAGGAATTAGAAAAATATATGCAAAAAGAAAAAATATTGAGAGTTTCTTTATGGTTAAAAGGTAAGGGATTGGTAGATATTGATGAGAAGGTTAAAAAAATTGTTAATGTAGTTAATGAAGACGATTTCCCAGAGAGAAAGATTGCGAAATATTTAAAAGAAAACAATATAAAGGAAATTGAAATTAAAAAATTAAAAGACATTTTACCAAAAGAAGAAATAAATGCCGCATTAGGAGCCATAAAAAGAAAAAAAATTGCTAAAATCGAAAAAGGGAAAATTATATTTGACAATTTAGATTATAAAGATGCTGAGGAAGAGATATTAAAAAAGATTAAAGAAAATAAATACTTAGATAACTTTAGTGAAGAGGAAAGGAAAATTATTGAAATTTTAAAAAAGAGAGGATATGTAGATTTTGACGAAGAGAAAGAAGTAAAGATAAAATTAACTGAAAAAGGTAAAGAATTTATTAAAAAACCAATAGAAATTGAAGAAGAGATTACTCAACTAACAAGAGAGATTATAATAAGTGGAAAGTGGAAAAAGGCTTATATAAGGCCTTATGATGTAAAAGTTCCTACTAAAGTTGTATATCCTGCTAAGGTTCATCCATTAACGAGAATTATAAGGGAAGTTAAAGAAATTTTATTGGCAATGGGTTTTAAAGAGATTAAAAGTCCTATTGTTGAGACGGAATTCTGGAACTTTGATATGCTCTTTGAACCACAAGACCATCCAGCGAGGGAAATGCAAGATACATTCTTTTTAAAGTATCCTAATGTTGGAGAAATTCCAACTAATTTAATTGATAAAGTTAAGGAAGTCCATGAGAGATGTTGGAAATACAAATTTGATGAAAATGTATCCAAAAGATTAATTTTAAGAACTCACACAACGGCATCATCAATAAGATACCTCGCATCTCTATCAGAGGAGGAGAAAAATAAGCCACATAAAGTGTTCTGTATAGATAGAGTATTTAGAAATGAAGCAATAGATTATAAACACCTGCCAGAATTCTATCAATGTGAAGGTATAGTAATGGACGACAATGTTAATTTCAACAACTTAATAGGAATTTTAAAAGAGTTTTTGAATAGATTAGGATTTGAAAAAGTTAGATTTAGACCAGCATACTTCCCATTTACCGAGCCATCCTTAGAGGCGGAGGTTTATTTAGAAGGAAAAGGTTGGCTGGAAATATTAGGGGCTGGAATATTTAGACCAGAAGTATTAGAGCCAATAGGAATAAAAAAACCTGTCTTAGCGTGGGGTATTGGATTTAGTAGATTGGCAATGCTAAAATACAACTTAACAGATATTAGAGAATTACATAAAAATGACCTAAATTGGCTAAGGAGAATTTAA
- a CDS encoding ferredoxin family protein: MAVEIIVDKEKCIGCGRCYDVCPKGPLIWKKDENGKYYAYDVEYCHNCKFCAGRCPTNAILVKVVNSKK, translated from the coding sequence ATGGCTGTTGAAATTATAGTAGATAAAGAAAAATGTATAGGATGTGGAAGATGTTATGATGTTTGTCCAAAGGGGCCATTGATTTGGAAAAAAGATGAAAATGGAAAATATTACGCTTATGATGTTGAATACTGTCACAACTGCAAATTTTGTGCTGGTAGGTGTCCCACAAACGCTATATTAGTTAAAGTGGTAAATTCAAAAAAATAA
- a CDS encoding SAM-dependent methyltransferase HcgC family protein, which yields MQYGITETVKTIYTRTKVIDVINEIAKKKFNAIRNFLEGEEFKETVIIGVYLWGNYVAHNLLEYSDKVYLVDIHEFMKNFVSNGNIKFLHLNEFKLKLMRNEINPDLIIDLTGLGGIEPEFLSKFDPEVFIVEDPKGVFDEDIYETDNTYEKANIFVEKAKVGVLKTYRKARVSKTSGTMTLTIDTIVDAAKEIISLDGVLYAIPNLRYYEGILFHEKDSYKFLSEISQPAITISTLNDVLEESEKILSNNINLIHSFVEEL from the coding sequence ATGCAGTATGGCATAACTGAAACAGTAAAAACAATTTATACAAGGACAAAAGTTATTGATGTAATAAATGAAATTGCTAAGAAGAAATTTAATGCAATTAGAAACTTCTTAGAAGGAGAGGAATTCAAAGAAACTGTAATTATTGGAGTTTATTTGTGGGGAAACTATGTAGCTCATAATTTATTAGAATATTCAGATAAAGTTTATTTAGTGGATATACACGAGTTTATGAAGAATTTCGTTTCAAATGGAAATATAAAATTTTTACATTTAAATGAATTTAAATTAAAGTTGATGAGAAATGAGATAAATCCTGATTTAATTATTGATTTAACTGGGTTAGGTGGAATTGAGCCAGAATTTTTAAGTAAATTTGACCCAGAGGTTTTCATTGTTGAGGATCCAAAAGGGGTTTTTGATGAAGATATTTATGAAACAGACAACACTTATGAAAAGGCAAATATATTCGTTGAAAAGGCAAAAGTTGGAGTTTTAAAAACATATAGAAAGGCAAGAGTTTCAAAAACATCTGGAACTATGACATTAACGATAGATACAATAGTAGATGCCGCAAAGGAAATAATTTCGTTAGATGGCGTTCTTTATGCTATACCTAATTTAAGATACTATGAAGGGATATTATTCCACGAAAAAGATAGTTATAAATTTTTATCAGAAATTTCTCAGCCTGCTATTACAATTAGCACATTAAATGATGTGTTGGAAGAATCTGAAAAAATACTTTCAAATAATATTAATTTAATACATTCATTTGTTGAAGAACTGTAA
- a CDS encoding aspartate aminotransferase family protein, whose protein sequence is MNENWIELEKKYHLQIYRRLPVVLVEGRGMEVYDIEGRKYYDFLAGIGVNNVGHCHPKVVEAIKKQAETLIHTSNIYYTIPQIKLAKKLVELSGLDKAFFCNSGAEANEGAIKFARKYASKVLGKAGGEIISMYNAFHGRTLTTLAATPKPKYQEGFYPLPQGFKYVPFNDLEALKESISNKTCAIIVEPVQGEGGINVADKDYLRGVRDLCDDKNIVLIFDEVQCGMGRTGKMFAYEHYGVKPDIVTLAKALGGGVPIGAVILKEEIAKSLNYGDHGTTFGGNPLACSAALASVEVIEELIKDNKVIEKGDYFIQKLKNLKEKYDFIKEVRGLGLMIGTELEFNGSEIVKKMLERGFLINCTSDVVLRSLPPLIVEKEHIDSLIDTLDDVFSKIEQK, encoded by the coding sequence ATGAATGAGAACTGGATAGAATTGGAAAAAAAGTATCATCTTCAAATTTATAGAAGGTTGCCTGTTGTTTTAGTTGAAGGTAGAGGGATGGAAGTTTATGATATTGAAGGAAGAAAATATTATGACTTTTTAGCTGGAATTGGAGTTAATAATGTTGGACACTGTCATCCAAAAGTAGTTGAAGCAATAAAAAAGCAGGCAGAAACATTAATTCATACATCTAACATATATTACACAATTCCACAAATAAAACTTGCTAAAAAATTAGTAGAGTTAAGTGGATTAGATAAAGCATTTTTCTGCAACAGTGGGGCAGAGGCAAATGAAGGGGCTATAAAGTTTGCGAGAAAGTATGCATCAAAGGTTTTAGGGAAGGCTGGAGGAGAAATAATTAGTATGTATAATGCATTTCACGGTAGAACTTTAACGACATTGGCGGCTACTCCAAAACCTAAGTATCAAGAAGGATTTTATCCACTTCCTCAAGGATTTAAGTATGTGCCTTTCAATGACTTAGAAGCGTTAAAAGAAAGTATATCAAATAAAACTTGTGCCATAATAGTAGAGCCAGTTCAAGGAGAAGGAGGGATTAATGTAGCTGATAAAGATTATTTAAGAGGAGTTAGGGATTTATGCGATGATAAAAATATTGTTTTAATTTTTGATGAGGTTCAGTGCGGTATGGGTAGAACTGGAAAAATGTTTGCCTACGAGCACTATGGAGTTAAACCAGATATAGTAACTTTGGCTAAGGCCCTTGGAGGAGGAGTTCCTATTGGGGCTGTAATTTTAAAAGAAGAAATAGCAAAATCTTTAAACTATGGAGACCACGGAACAACTTTTGGGGGGAACCCTTTAGCGTGCTCAGCGGCATTGGCTTCAGTAGAGGTTATAGAGGAGTTAATTAAGGACAATAAAGTTATAGAAAAAGGAGATTATTTCATTCAAAAACTCAAAAATCTTAAAGAGAAATATGATTTTATAAAGGAGGTTAGAGGTTTAGGTTTAATGATTGGTACTGAACTTGAATTTAACGGTTCTGAAATCGTTAAAAAAATGCTCGAAAGAGGATTTTTAATTAATTGTACATCTGATGTAGTTTTAAGATCTTTACCACCATTAATAGTAGAAAAAGAGCATATTGATAGTCTAATTGATACATTAGACGATGTATTTTCCAAAATAGAGCAAAAATAA
- a CDS encoding FprA family A-type flavoprotein, with protein sequence MKADAVKIADGVYWVGVLDWDIRMYHGYTLKGTTYNAYLVFGDEKVALIDNTYPGTSAQMWGRIKDAFEKEGREFKIDVIVQNHVEKDHSGALPEIHKKFPEAPIYCTEVAVEGLKKHYPSLKNAPFKVVKSLDTVDLGGKTLTFLEAPLLHWPDSMFTFYNEGGILFSNDAFGQHLCFPAHKRFDKDIPEYVLMDANQKFYANLITPLSKLVLKKFEEVINLGLLDKIKMIAPSHGQIWTDPMKVIKAYQDFATGKAAKDKAVIVYDTMHYSTQKMAHAFAEGLMSEGIDVVMYYLHYDERSEIVKDILDAKAVLFGIPTIYDEPYPSIGDIIYYLKGLKFNRTGFKRLAITFGSMGGEGGAVKKIAEELANCGFNVIDQYELYYVPTEDELTNCYNMGKELAKKIKELKIE encoded by the coding sequence ATGAAAGCAGATGCAGTAAAAATAGCAGATGGAGTATATTGGGTGGGGGTTTTAGATTGGGATATAAGAATGTATCATGGTTACACATTAAAAGGAACTACATACAACGCATATTTAGTATTTGGAGATGAGAAAGTTGCTTTAATAGACAACACATATCCAGGAACCTCTGCTCAAATGTGGGGTAGAATAAAGGATGCATTTGAAAAAGAAGGAAGAGAATTTAAAATTGATGTAATTGTTCAAAACCACGTTGAAAAAGACCACAGTGGGGCTTTACCAGAAATTCACAAAAAGTTCCCAGAAGCACCAATATACTGTACTGAAGTTGCAGTTGAAGGTCTTAAAAAGCATTACCCATCATTAAAAAATGCTCCTTTCAAAGTAGTTAAATCATTAGATACTGTTGATTTAGGAGGAAAAACTTTAACATTCTTAGAGGCTCCTTTATTACACTGGCCAGACAGTATGTTCACCTTCTATAACGAGGGAGGAATATTATTCTCAAACGATGCATTTGGACAGCACTTATGCTTCCCAGCACATAAGAGATTTGATAAGGATATTCCAGAATATGTGTTAATGGATGCTAATCAAAAGTTCTACGCAAACTTAATAACCCCATTATCAAAACTCGTATTGAAGAAATTTGAAGAAGTTATCAACTTAGGATTGTTAGATAAAATAAAGATGATTGCTCCATCACATGGACAAATATGGACTGACCCAATGAAGGTTATTAAAGCATATCAAGACTTTGCTACTGGTAAAGCCGCTAAGGATAAGGCAGTTATTGTCTATGACACAATGCACTACTCAACCCAAAAGATGGCTCACGCATTTGCAGAAGGATTAATGAGTGAAGGTATTGATGTAGTAATGTATTACTTGCACTACGATGAAAGAAGTGAGATAGTTAAAGATATATTAGACGCTAAGGCAGTCCTCTTTGGAATTCCAACAATCTACGATGAGCCATATCCATCAATTGGAGATATTATATACTACTTAAAAGGTCTCAAATTTAATAGAACTGGATTTAAGAGATTGGCTATAACCTTTGGTTCAATGGGTGGAGAAGGAGGGGCAGTTAAGAAGATTGCTGAAGAGTTGGCAAACTGTGGATTTAATGTTATCGACCAGTATGAATTATACTATGTTCCAACAGAAGATGAATTAACTAACTGCTACAATATGGGTAAAGAATTAGCTAAGAAGATTAAGGAATTGAAAATTGAATAA
- a CDS encoding hemerythrin family protein: MAEIIKWSKDLETGIKAFDDEHKFLVKTLNEIYTLLMEGKKDEAKELLKRRVVNYAAKHFKHEEEVMEKYGYPDLERHRKTHEIFVKTVIEKLLPKIENGSDEDFRTALSFLVGWLSMHIAKPDKKYGEWFKANGIVINDEMVNID; this comes from the coding sequence ATGGCAGAAATAATTAAGTGGAGCAAAGATCTCGAAACAGGAATTAAAGCGTTTGACGATGAGCATAAATTTTTAGTAAAAACACTAAATGAAATTTATACATTATTAATGGAAGGAAAAAAAGATGAAGCAAAAGAATTGTTAAAGAGGAGAGTTGTAAATTATGCTGCAAAACACTTCAAACACGAAGAGGAGGTTATGGAAAAATATGGTTATCCTGACTTAGAAAGACATAGAAAAACACATGAGATTTTCGTTAAAACAGTTATTGAAAAACTTCTTCCAAAAATTGAAAATGGTTCAGATGAAGATTTTAGAACTGCTTTATCCTTTTTAGTGGGTTGGCTATCTATGCATATAGCAAAACCAGATAAAAAATATGGAGAGTGGTTTAAAGCGAATGGTATTGTTATAAATGACGAAATGGTGAATATTGACTAA